One segment of Candidatus Hydrogenedentota bacterium DNA contains the following:
- the gnd gene encoding decarboxylating NADP(+)-dependent phosphogluconate dehydrogenase, whose protein sequence is MDKMNIGLIGLAVMGENLVLNMERNGFGVAVYNRTVSKVDDFVAGRAKGKNIKGCHSVEELCASLEKPRRVMMLVKAGSAVDDFIEQLIPHLEPGDIIIDGGNTHFPDTIRRAKYLEEKGLLFIGTGVSGGEEGALMGPSIMPGGSKDAWTHVKPIFQAIAAKVADGSPCCEYIGADGAGHYVKMVHNGIEYGDMQMICEVYSIMKHLLGMSAPQQAEVFTAWNKTELDSYLIEITSEILAKADDETGKPMVDVILDTAGQKGTGKWTSTSGLDLGAPVPTVAEAVFARCLSAVKEERVAASKVLGGPQASAENYNIVEALENLRQALYMSKICSYAQGFQLIQYAAKEYGWSLNYGDIALMWRGGCIIRAQFLDEIKKAFDADPNCVNLLLVPYFKQAVDKAQPALRWAVSEAVKHGIPTPCMSSAIAYYDSYRAEVLPANLLQAQRDYFGAHTYERLDKPRGEFFHTNWTGRGGTTASTTYNV, encoded by the coding sequence ATGGACAAAATGAATATCGGCCTTATCGGCCTGGCCGTCATGGGCGAAAACCTGGTGCTGAACATGGAGCGCAACGGCTTCGGCGTCGCGGTTTACAACCGCACCGTCTCCAAGGTGGATGATTTCGTCGCAGGACGCGCCAAGGGCAAGAACATCAAGGGCTGCCACAGCGTCGAGGAGCTCTGCGCGAGCCTCGAAAAGCCGCGCCGCGTCATGATGCTCGTCAAGGCCGGCAGCGCCGTGGACGACTTCATCGAGCAGCTGATCCCGCACCTGGAGCCGGGCGACATCATCATCGACGGCGGGAACACCCACTTCCCCGACACGATCCGCCGCGCGAAGTACCTCGAAGAGAAGGGTCTGCTCTTCATCGGCACCGGCGTCTCCGGCGGCGAGGAAGGCGCCCTGATGGGGCCCTCCATCATGCCGGGCGGATCGAAGGACGCCTGGACGCACGTCAAGCCAATTTTCCAGGCGATTGCCGCGAAAGTCGCGGATGGCTCCCCGTGCTGCGAGTACATCGGCGCGGACGGCGCCGGCCACTATGTGAAAATGGTGCACAACGGCATCGAGTACGGCGACATGCAGATGATCTGCGAGGTCTACTCGATCATGAAGCACCTCCTGGGCATGTCCGCCCCGCAACAGGCGGAGGTCTTCACCGCCTGGAACAAGACCGAGCTGGACAGCTACCTCATCGAGATTACCTCGGAAATCCTCGCCAAGGCCGACGACGAAACCGGCAAGCCGATGGTCGATGTCATCCTGGACACCGCCGGCCAGAAGGGCACGGGAAAATGGACTTCGACAAGCGGCCTGGACCTCGGCGCGCCCGTGCCCACGGTGGCCGAGGCCGTGTTCGCGCGCTGCCTCTCCGCCGTGAAGGAAGAGCGCGTGGCCGCCTCGAAGGTGCTCGGCGGGCCGCAGGCCTCCGCGGAAAACTACAACATCGTCGAGGCCCTCGAAAACCTGCGCCAGGCCCTCTACATGTCCAAGATCTGCTCCTACGCCCAGGGCTTCCAGCTCATCCAGTACGCGGCGAAGGAATACGGATGGAGCCTGAACTACGGCGACATCGCGCTCATGTGGCGCGGCGGCTGCATCATCCGCGCCCAGTTCCTCGACGAGATCAAGAAGGCCTTCGACGCGGATCCGAACTGCGTCAACCTCCTGCTGGTCCCCTACTTCAAGCAGGCGGTGGACAAGGCGCAGCCCGCACTGCGCTGGGCGGTCTCCGAGGCCGTCAAGCACGGCATCCCGACCCCCTGCATGTCCTCCGCCATCGCCTACTACGACAGTTACCGGGCCGAAGTCCTGCCGGCGAACCTCCTGCAGGCGCAGCGCGACTACTTCGGCGCGCACACCTACGAACGCCTCGACAAGCCCCGGGGCGAGTTCTTCCACACGAACTGGACCGGCCGCGGCGGAACCACCGCCTCGACCACGTACAACGTGTAG
- a CDS encoding DUF4177 domain-containing protein: MPDGWDYKTLSVNVINGHVHDNTLDEQLKELGNQGWELVAVTPLVVEGKTASLLHHFRRNEERTRKVGFQP, encoded by the coding sequence ATGCCGGACGGTTGGGATTACAAGACGCTGTCGGTCAATGTGATTAACGGGCATGTCCACGACAACACCTTGGACGAACAGCTGAAGGAACTCGGCAACCAGGGCTGGGAACTCGTGGCGGTGACCCCCTTGGTCGTGGAAGGCAAGACCGCCTCCCTGCTGCATCATTTTCGGCGCAACGAAGAACGGACGCGCAAGGTCGGCTTTCAGCCGTAG
- a CDS encoding diphosphate--fructose-6-phosphate 1-phosphotransferase yields MGKNVIVAQSGGPSPVINSSLRGVIDGCKAFPDQFGTIYGGWHGIEGVLKEELLDLSAQSEEEIALLRYTPAAGAIGTCRYKLKDSQTEDFDRIIEVMKAHDIGYFFYNGGNDSMDTANKVAKLAHEKGLDLVAVGVPKTIDNDVGDSEFKLIDHTPGYGSVARYWMGIVQNANEENAGSCPADPVLVLQAMGRKIGYIPAAARLADPKRELPLQIYLRESDVTAEEMCDNINDQLRRDGRCVVVVSEGFDVGELGEVKDSFGHAQFGASKLTVAQKVVNLLNEKGLAARGAARGQVPGCDQRDTCAYASIVDLDEAYRVGQKAAEIAASGENGWMSTILRKPGLIYNVEYDKVPLEKVANSERTFPRQWIAPSKIDVTDDFLQYVTPLIGEDWPSVPVVNGRQRFTRFAPLFAEKKLPAYALQAARG; encoded by the coding sequence ATGGGTAAGAATGTTATTGTGGCGCAGTCCGGTGGCCCCAGCCCGGTTATCAACAGCTCGCTGCGCGGCGTCATCGACGGCTGCAAGGCCTTCCCGGATCAGTTCGGCACGATCTACGGCGGCTGGCACGGAATCGAGGGCGTGCTGAAAGAGGAATTGCTCGATCTCTCCGCGCAGAGTGAGGAAGAGATCGCGCTCCTGCGCTACACCCCCGCCGCCGGCGCTATCGGAACCTGCCGCTACAAGCTGAAAGACAGCCAGACCGAGGATTTCGACCGCATCATCGAAGTGATGAAGGCCCACGACATCGGGTACTTCTTCTACAACGGCGGCAACGACTCCATGGACACCGCGAACAAGGTGGCGAAGCTCGCGCACGAGAAGGGGCTCGACCTGGTCGCTGTGGGCGTGCCCAAAACGATCGACAACGACGTCGGCGACTCCGAATTCAAGCTGATCGACCACACGCCCGGCTACGGCAGCGTCGCGCGCTACTGGATGGGTATCGTGCAGAACGCCAACGAGGAGAACGCCGGTTCCTGCCCCGCCGACCCGGTCCTCGTGCTCCAGGCCATGGGCCGCAAGATCGGCTACATCCCCGCGGCCGCGCGCCTGGCGGATCCGAAGCGCGAATTGCCCCTCCAGATCTACCTGCGCGAATCCGATGTGACCGCCGAGGAGATGTGCGACAACATCAACGACCAGCTCCGCCGGGACGGCCGCTGCGTGGTTGTGGTCAGCGAAGGATTCGATGTCGGCGAGCTGGGCGAGGTGAAGGATTCGTTCGGCCACGCCCAGTTCGGCGCGTCAAAGCTGACGGTGGCGCAGAAAGTCGTCAACCTGCTGAACGAAAAAGGCCTCGCGGCCCGGGGCGCGGCGCGCGGCCAGGTCCCCGGCTGCGACCAGCGTGACACCTGCGCCTACGCCTCCATTGTCGACCTCGACGAAGCCTACCGCGTGGGCCAGAAGGCCGCGGAAATCGCCGCAAGCGGCGAAAACGGCTGGATGTCCACCATCCTCCGGAAACCCGGCCTGATTTACAACGTGGAATACGACAAGGTACCCTTGGAGAAGGTGGCGAACTCGGAGCGCACCTTCCCCAGGCAGTGGATCGCCCCGAGCAAGATCGACGTCACCGATGATTTCCTGCAGTATGTGACCCCCCTGATCGGCGAGGACTGGCCCAGCGTGCCCGTGGTAAACGGACGCCAGCGCTTTACGCGCTTCGCGCCGTTGTTCGCCGAGAAGAAACTGCCCGCGTACGCGTTGCAGGCGGCGCGAGGCTGA
- a CDS encoding tetratricopeptide repeat protein has protein sequence MQGLQGRQRHRRRNGGHPIRDSRRSRSFLKPLPSLLSLLSLLSLPSLPSLPSLRSPRLPVRRFALCAIPLLAGCYEAGVDRAYNPTNAAQHHYQRAESALGQGNLEEAIRQASAAAEADPEFDDAALLQATLLGRAGQYGEALAICTALTARSPDLVQAHLLEGILWDQSGDREAANRCYDETLRLYERMRNQVALDSRAMLLEGLAFYLRHGELEGVKAMNRFLARFPDHPAALYLKACMQNKDRGFLLRWFTERGGETPPDGGPEEDRNNTPGE, from the coding sequence TTGCAGGGACTCCAGGGACGACAGAGACATCGGCGACGGAACGGGGGCCATCCCATCCGAGATTCGCGGCGCTCCCGGAGTTTCCTGAAGCCCCTGCCGTCCCTGCTGTCCCTGCTGTCCCTGCTGTCCCTGCCGTCCCTGCCGTCCCTGCCGTCCCTCAGGTCCCCAAGGCTTCCCGTCAGGCGCTTCGCCCTGTGCGCCATCCCGCTCCTGGCCGGATGCTATGAGGCCGGCGTCGATCGCGCCTACAACCCCACAAACGCGGCCCAACACCACTACCAGCGCGCCGAATCCGCCCTCGGCCAGGGAAATCTTGAAGAGGCCATCCGCCAGGCGAGCGCAGCCGCCGAGGCCGACCCGGAATTCGACGACGCCGCCCTGCTCCAGGCCACGCTGCTGGGCCGGGCCGGGCAGTACGGCGAGGCCCTGGCCATCTGCACAGCCCTGACGGCCCGCTCGCCGGATCTTGTACAGGCCCATCTGCTGGAAGGTATACTATGGGACCAATCGGGTGATCGCGAAGCCGCGAACCGGTGCTACGACGAAACCCTGCGCCTGTACGAGCGAATGCGGAACCAGGTAGCGCTGGATTCGCGCGCGATGTTGCTGGAAGGGCTTGCATTCTACCTCCGCCATGGCGAGCTGGAGGGCGTGAAGGCCATGAACCGGTTTCTGGCGCGATTCCCGGATCATCCCGCCGCCCTCTATTTGAAGGCCTGCATGCAAAACAAGGATCGCGGGTTCCTCCTGCGGTGGTTCACCGAGCGCGGCGGCGAAACGCCCCCGGACGGCGGACCCGAGGAAGACCGCAACAATACCCCGGGCGAGTGA
- a CDS encoding DUF2088 domain-containing protein, with translation MLIQKIAENGFLSESEIRDIMTEACATMPADGKRVLFIVPDSTRSMPLPLVFETLFDALHGRAAKMDYLIALGTHPPMPEEAINKMFGLTPQDRAGKYAEVGIFNHAWRDPEALTTIGTLTEDQIAEISGGLLRESVEVTINKRVLEYDLICIVGPVFPHEVVGFSGGYKYFFPGVAGEAILNVFHWLGALITNYKINGTKNTPVREVINAAAKLIPTETVCFCLTVVRKDTRAVFFGHPLDAWSAAADLSARTHIVWKKKPFKQVLAIAPPMYDEIWVAGKCMYKLEPVVADGGELIIYGGHIHEVSITHDKHIKAVGYHVRDYFTKQAERFKDVPGTIKAHSTHVKGAGTFENGVETPRVTATLATSIPEEVCDAINLGYRDIDSINIADFENREDEGILVVHNAGEILYRIEGE, from the coding sequence ATGTTAATCCAGAAGATCGCCGAGAACGGCTTCCTGAGCGAGAGCGAAATCCGCGACATCATGACCGAGGCCTGCGCCACGATGCCCGCCGACGGCAAACGGGTGCTCTTCATCGTGCCTGACAGCACGCGGAGCATGCCGCTCCCGCTGGTTTTCGAGACGCTCTTCGACGCCCTGCACGGGCGCGCCGCCAAGATGGACTATCTCATCGCCCTCGGCACGCACCCCCCCATGCCCGAAGAGGCGATCAACAAGATGTTCGGCCTGACGCCGCAAGATCGCGCCGGAAAGTATGCGGAGGTCGGAATCTTCAACCATGCCTGGCGCGATCCGGAGGCCCTCACCACCATCGGCACGCTCACCGAGGACCAGATCGCGGAGATTTCCGGCGGCCTGCTGCGCGAGTCCGTGGAAGTGACGATCAACAAGCGCGTGCTGGAGTATGACCTGATCTGCATCGTGGGGCCCGTTTTCCCGCACGAGGTGGTCGGTTTCAGCGGCGGCTACAAGTACTTCTTCCCCGGTGTCGCCGGCGAGGCCATCCTCAACGTGTTTCACTGGCTCGGCGCACTGATCACAAACTACAAGATCAACGGAACGAAAAACACGCCAGTCCGCGAAGTGATCAACGCGGCGGCGAAGCTCATCCCCACGGAGACGGTCTGTTTTTGCCTCACCGTGGTCCGCAAGGACACCCGCGCGGTCTTTTTCGGCCATCCCCTCGATGCCTGGAGCGCGGCCGCGGACCTCTCGGCCCGAACCCACATCGTCTGGAAGAAGAAGCCCTTCAAACAGGTCCTCGCCATCGCCCCGCCGATGTACGACGAAATCTGGGTCGCCGGCAAGTGCATGTACAAGCTCGAACCCGTGGTGGCGGACGGCGGCGAACTCATCATCTACGGCGGCCATATCCACGAAGTGAGCATCACGCACGACAAGCACATCAAGGCGGTCGGCTACCACGTGCGCGACTACTTCACCAAACAGGCCGAGCGCTTCAAGGATGTCCCCGGCACGATCAAGGCGCATTCGACGCACGTGAAAGGCGCGGGCACGTTTGAGAACGGCGTGGAGACGCCCAGGGTGACGGCAACCCTGGCGACTTCCATCCCGGAAGAGGTCTGCGACGCCATCAACCTCGGCTACCGCGATATCGATTCGATTAACATCGCCGATTTCGAAAACCGCGAAGACGAGGGTATCCTGGTGGTCCACAATGCGGGCGAGATCCTCTATCGAATCGAGGGCGAATAG
- the pdxB gene encoding 4-phosphoerythronate dehydrogenase PdxB, giving the protein MKIIADENIPYVREAFSSLGDVVTRAGRAITPEDVRDADMLLVRSITKVNQALLEGSSVRFVATATIGEDHIDRVWLDSRGIGFSSAPGCNANSVGEYIVAALLHLAEKHNTPLAGRSIGVVGVGNVGSNVARKAEALGMRVVLNDPPLEEATGDPKYRPLDEILACDFITTHVPLTKGGPHPTHHLVEAAFLARMKSGGFYLNTARGAVADNSAVLDALNSGQLRGAVLDVWEGEPLVRADLLDRVDIATPHIAGYSFDGKVNGTRQIYEAACRHLGVNAAWTPDTLLPAPDYPVLALDGSDVDLKRAVDTAYPILEDDARMRRVADEPEADRGAYFDMLRKTYPRRREFQNTAITLAAPNPELAKSLRGIGFRVQ; this is encoded by the coding sequence GTGAAAATCATCGCCGACGAAAACATCCCCTACGTCCGGGAGGCTTTTTCCTCCCTGGGCGACGTGGTGACGCGCGCGGGCCGCGCGATTACGCCGGAAGACGTGCGCGACGCGGACATGCTCCTCGTCCGGTCCATTACGAAAGTAAACCAGGCGCTCCTGGAAGGCTCCTCCGTGCGCTTCGTGGCCACGGCGACCATCGGCGAGGATCATATCGACCGCGTCTGGCTCGACAGCCGGGGCATCGGCTTTTCGAGTGCGCCCGGCTGCAACGCCAACAGCGTGGGCGAATATATCGTCGCCGCGCTACTGCACCTGGCCGAGAAGCACAACACCCCGCTCGCGGGCCGTTCCATCGGCGTCGTGGGCGTCGGCAATGTCGGCTCAAACGTGGCCCGGAAAGCCGAGGCCCTGGGCATGCGCGTGGTGCTGAACGATCCCCCGCTTGAGGAAGCCACGGGCGATCCGAAGTACCGCCCGCTCGACGAGATTCTGGCGTGTGATTTCATTACCACCCACGTGCCTCTGACAAAGGGCGGCCCGCACCCAACGCACCACCTGGTGGAGGCGGCCTTCCTGGCGCGGATGAAGTCCGGCGGCTTCTACCTGAACACCGCGCGCGGCGCCGTGGCCGACAATAGCGCCGTGCTGGACGCGTTGAACAGCGGCCAGTTGCGCGGCGCCGTGCTGGACGTCTGGGAAGGCGAACCCCTGGTGCGCGCGGACCTCCTGGACCGGGTGGATATCGCCACGCCGCATATTGCGGGTTATTCCTTCGACGGCAAGGTGAACGGGACGCGCCAGATTTACGAAGCGGCCTGCCGCCATCTGGGTGTCAACGCGGCCTGGACGCCGGACACCCTCCTCCCCGCGCCGGATTATCCCGTCCTGGCGCTGGACGGGTCCGATGTCGACCTGAAACGGGCGGTGGACACGGCATACCCGATTCTCGAGGACGACGCCCGGATGCGGCGTGTTGCGGACGAACCGGAAGCCGATCGCGGCGCGTATTTCGATATGCTCCGGAAGACCTACCCGCGCCGGCGCGAGTTCCAGAATACGGCGATCACCCTGGCGGCGCCAAACCCCGAACTGGCGAAAAGTCTGCGGGGCATCGGTTTTCGCGTACAATAG
- a CDS encoding HAD family hydrolase: MSDPAAPLKEHQPKHDFLICIDSDGCAFDTMELKHKECFIPNIIKYWNLQPISKFAREAAEFVNLYSKWRGINRFPALTQTFDLLAERDEVKARGVTLPDVPNLRKWIETESMLGNPALKAYCARLHDLDMHRTLAWSEAVNATVKDVVGAGLPPFPYVRESLEKAGPKADLMVCSATPVVALREEWEGQNMAHLVFTIAGQEQGKKSEHIAYASEGRYAKSHIIMVGDAPGDRKAAEANGVLFYPINPGHEDASWKRFHDEALDKFFAGEYAGDYEAKVIAEFETYLPETPPWK; the protein is encoded by the coding sequence ATGAGCGATCCCGCCGCTCCCCTGAAAGAGCACCAGCCGAAGCACGACTTCCTTATCTGCATCGATTCCGACGGCTGCGCCTTCGACACGATGGAACTGAAGCACAAGGAATGCTTCATTCCGAACATCATCAAGTATTGGAACCTCCAGCCGATCTCGAAGTTCGCGCGCGAGGCCGCCGAGTTCGTCAATCTGTACTCCAAATGGCGGGGCATCAACCGCTTCCCGGCGCTCACCCAGACCTTCGACCTGCTCGCGGAACGCGACGAGGTAAAGGCGCGCGGCGTGACCTTGCCGGACGTCCCCAACCTCCGCAAGTGGATCGAGACCGAATCCATGCTCGGCAATCCCGCCCTGAAGGCCTACTGCGCGCGCCTGCACGACCTCGACATGCACCGCACGCTGGCCTGGAGCGAAGCCGTCAACGCGACCGTCAAGGACGTGGTCGGCGCCGGGCTGCCCCCCTTCCCCTACGTGCGCGAATCCCTGGAAAAAGCGGGCCCGAAAGCCGATCTGATGGTGTGCTCGGCCACGCCGGTCGTGGCGCTGCGCGAAGAGTGGGAAGGCCAGAACATGGCCCACCTGGTCTTCACCATCGCGGGTCAGGAACAGGGCAAGAAATCCGAACACATCGCCTACGCCTCCGAGGGCCGCTACGCGAAGTCGCACATTATCATGGTGGGCGACGCCCCGGGTGATCGGAAAGCGGCCGAGGCGAATGGCGTGCTTTTCTACCCGATCAATCCCGGCCACGAAGACGCGTCCTGGAAGCGCTTCCACGATGAGGCCCTCGATAAGTTCTTCGCGGGCGAGTATGCCGGCGACTACGAGGCGAAGGTGATCGCCGAGTTCGAAACGTACCTCCCCGAAACGCCGCCCTGGAAATAA
- a CDS encoding SDR family oxidoreductase, giving the protein MQTHPLFDLTGKNAVITGGGGILGGAMAEGLAEAGARVAVTSLTLDESNAVVERIKARGGDARGYALDIYSRDSLVACKDAVLADFGRVDILINAVGGNMKSATTSPDQSFFDIPEDAITKVMDLNLSRGVIIPTQLFGKAMLENEDGGSIINITSMNAVRPLTRIPGYSAAKAALHNFTQWLAVHMAQEYNPKFRVNSIAPGFFLTEQNRFLLTDEKTGAPTARGQSIIDHTPMGRYGEPDELKGVAIWLASDASKFVSGTLIPVDGGFSAFSGV; this is encoded by the coding sequence ATGCAGACTCATCCCCTATTCGACCTCACGGGCAAAAATGCCGTAATCACGGGCGGCGGCGGCATTCTCGGCGGCGCCATGGCCGAGGGACTGGCCGAGGCCGGCGCACGCGTCGCCGTGACCAGCCTCACGCTCGACGAATCCAACGCCGTCGTCGAACGCATTAAGGCCCGGGGAGGCGACGCCAGGGGATATGCCCTCGATATTTACTCCCGGGACAGCCTCGTCGCCTGCAAGGACGCGGTGCTCGCGGATTTCGGTCGGGTCGATATCCTGATCAATGCGGTGGGCGGCAACATGAAATCCGCGACGACCTCTCCGGACCAGTCTTTTTTCGACATTCCGGAAGACGCGATCACAAAGGTGATGGACCTGAACCTCTCCCGGGGCGTCATTATCCCCACGCAACTCTTCGGCAAGGCCATGCTCGAAAACGAGGACGGCGGCAGCATCATCAACATCACCTCGATGAACGCCGTGCGCCCCCTGACCCGCATCCCCGGCTACAGCGCCGCCAAGGCTGCGCTCCACAACTTCACCCAGTGGCTCGCCGTGCACATGGCGCAGGAATACAACCCGAAATTCCGCGTAAACTCCATCGCGCCCGGCTTCTTTCTCACCGAGCAGAACCGTTTCCTGCTTACGGACGAAAAGACGGGCGCCCCGACCGCGCGCGGCCAGAGCATCATCGATCACACCCCCATGGGGCGCTATGGCGAACCCGACGAGCTCAAGGGCGTGGCCATCTGGCTCGCCAGCGACGCCTCGAAGTTCGTGTCCGGCACACTAATCCCCGTGGATGGCGGCTTCTCGGCCTTCTCGGGCGTGTAA